One genomic window of Arachis stenosperma cultivar V10309 chromosome 10, arast.V10309.gnm1.PFL2, whole genome shotgun sequence includes the following:
- the LOC130957639 gene encoding uncharacterized protein LOC130957639, protein MASNNPYIVVLVYPNCRMFNGDNGITFECKDPTLFRTQRVNTLSDLKSLILSKLGGTVAREIGRVAYRLLAPMGNGVFRFRLFQLQGNEHVRVMFNIHGRIMVEQVMELSAEVGHSGSGPSIHSTYVQDDRPLAPLPIHAAVPVDEAEEGEEESDEDYVADSGDSESSDGEDENECVPETPVSTAPRHVLPPPLPISALLAVPSHYHSLDLDAMHERTPFLDTGEEDYNLNGSVEFRVRHKFRTQEAVLQGVKSYSIRRSVEYRVIESDRLKYHVQCCQADNGY, encoded by the coding sequence ATGGCCAGTAATAATCCTTACATAGTTGTGCTTGTGTATCCCAATTGCCGCATGTTTAACGGCGACAACGGGATCACATTTGAGTGCAAGGATCCGACATTGTTTCGCACTCAACGTGTGAATACCTTGTCGGATTTGAAGAGTTTGATACTGAGCAAGCTCGGAGGTACAGTGGCGAGAGAAATCGGAAGGGTGGCGTATAGGTTATTGGCCCCCATGGGTAATGGAGTCTTTCGATTTCGACTATTCCAACTTCAAGGGAACGAGCATGTGCGAGTGATGTTCAATATACATGGGAGGATCATGGTGGAGCAAGTAATGGAGCTGTCTGCAGAGGTGGGGCACAGTGGCAGTGGTCCTTCTATACACTCGACTTATGTCCAGGACGACCGACCTCTCGCACCACTACCCATTCATGCCGCCGTTCCAGTGGATGAGGCGGAGGAGGGTGAGGAGGAGTCGGATGAGGATTACGTGGCGGATAGTGGTGATAGCGAATCGTCCGATGGTGAAGATGAGAATGAGTGTGTTCCGGAGACACCCGTTTCGACTGCCCCCCGCCATGTCCTGCCTCCCCCTCTTCCGATATCGGCGCTTTTGGCAGTTCCTTCTCACTATCATAGTCTGGATTTGGACGCCATGCACGAGAGGACTCCGTTTCTTGACACAGGTGAAGAGGATTACAACCTAAACGGCAGTGTAGAGTTTCGGGTCAGACACAAGTTTAGAACCCAAGAGGCAGTGCTTCAAGGTGTGAAGAGCTACAGTATTCGGAGGAGTGTGGAGTACCGAGTGATAGAATCAGACCGGTTAAAGTACCATGTGCAGTGCTGTCAAGCTGATAATGGGTATTAA
- the LOC130954323 gene encoding uncharacterized protein At5g39865-like, with amino-acid sequence MGCASSKQKEKRCIHCNSCAYSERMPRSYSMHVHHPPQRKGDSYHVVALTSTTLGSLDHLSTKISASSGAATGFRFTNENESENEKEKEVLISNAKTWSNMIEEKLPKVVMMPKTPITTPPCDEEPETINTWELMEGLEDTTTTTTTSPLMRSPNHHFVRSFSFDVNVNRGHLDPNPPNNKSCCFIENNHGNDESKKGGEPYLIKNGVSECNGFSYDEEKKKICDDDDDDFKHTPFGKKEKVVFYFTSLRGVRKTYEDCCHVRLILKGLGVKMDERDVSMHSGFKEELKELLRAGGAFGKGGGLPRVFVGGSYIGGAEEIQRMHEEGKLEKLLQCCEKIDENNNVDGGGVCEACGDIRFVPCETCYGSCKIYYDEGYDDDDDDEEQQEQDSDEVGDCGFKRCPDCNENGLIRCPICCY; translated from the coding sequence ATGGGTTGTGCTAGTTcaaagcaaaaggaaaagaGGTGCATCCATTGCAACTCTTGTGCTTATTCTGAAAGAATGCCCAGAAGCTATTCGATGCATGTCCACCACCCACCTCAGAGAAAAGGGGACAGTTACCATGTTGTGGCACTTACATCAACCACACTTGGCTCTCTTGATCACTTATCAACCAAGATTTCCGCTTCTTCTGGTGCTGCCACTGGATTCAGATTCACCAATGAGAATGAGAGTGAGAATGAGAAGGAGAAGGAGGTCTTGATCTCAAATGCAAAGACATGGTCCAATATGATTGAGGAGAAGTTGCCAAAGGTTGTTATGATGCCAAAGACACCAATcacaacaccaccttgtgatGAGGAGCCAGAGACAATTAACACATGGGAACTCATGGAAGGTCTTGAggacacaacaacaacaacaacaacaagccCTTTGATGAGGTCACCAAATCATCACTTTGTAAGAAGCTTCTCCTTTGATGTCAATGTTAACAGGGGCCATCTTGATCCAAATCCACCCAACAACAAGTCTTGTTGTTTCATAGAGAATAATCATGGAAATGATGAATCCAAAAAGGGAGGGGAGCCATATCTCATAAAAAATGGAGTTTCTGAATGTAATGGATTCTCTTATGatgaggaaaagaagaagatctgtgatgatgatgatgatgattttaaGCACACCCCATTCGGGAAGAAGGAAAAGGTTGTGTTTTACTTCACAAGCCTTAGAGGGGTAAGGAAGACTTATGAGGATTGCTGCCATGTGAGGCTTATTCTGAAAGGATTGGGTGTTAAGATGGATGAGAGAGATGTGTCAATGCATTCAGGGTTTAAGGAGGAGCTCAAGGAGCTACTCCGGGCCGGTGGCGCATTCGGTAAAGGAGGAGGGTTGCCGAGGGTGTTTGTTGGAGGAAGCTACATTGGTGGAGCTGAGGAAATTCAGAGAATGCATGAAGAAGGGAAGCTTGAGAAGTTGCTTCAGTGTTGTGAGAAGATTGATGAGAATAATAATGTTGATGGTGGAGGAGTGTGTGAGGCATGTGGTGATATAAGGTTTGTGCCTTGTGAAACCTGTTATGGAAGCTGCAAAATCTACTATGATGAAGgctatgatgatgatgatgatgatgaagaacaacaagaacaggATAGTGATGAGGTTGGTGATTGTGGATTCAAGCGTTGCCCTGATTGCAATGAAAATGGACTAATTAGATGCCCAATTTGCTGCTACTAG